TACACCCTTATTACTGCCATAGTTACAATACTTGCATTGATCTATTTGCACTTTATTGCCAAAGTAAATTGGCTGACTAAAGCATCTTTGGTTTTCACGCTTCTTATGCTTGGTTTTTTCCCAGTTAATGGGATTTTAACCGGGAGTTTTATTGATAATCCGGTTGTTAATTATAATCCAAAAGATTTTTTGGGAATCCGAATGTTTACCATTCCCATTGAAGATGCCGTTTATGGATATACTCAATTTCTTTTGGTGCTTTATTTCTTTAAAAAATTTCAGACACAGAAAAATAAAATAAAATAAAACAGAGCCTTAAAATACGGAACGGAATAGCTATTTTAGAACCTTAATTATAGGCGAAATGTATTATACGAGCATATTCAACGGTCAAAAAATGGCTGTGTATCTCCCGAATATTTTTTACTGCTATTGGATAGGCCTTTTCCATTTAAGATTTGATTTATTTTGTACTTTATTTCGGAATAAGTTTATTAAGTATGGATATAAAAGAAAAAATACCGTAAAGCTGGCCAGTTTGTTTTTTTCTTTCGTGGTTTGCCAAAAACCTTTGGATAATCGTCTGATACATGACTACACTTTAGCTTCGGTTGTTTTAGTAATTTTATTTTTTACCGTGCCGAAAATTGTAATATAAACAAGATGGAAAAATCGATCATGAAAATATTAGTCAAGTAAATAATTATGCAAGAATAAAGTTTTAAAAGATAATTTCAAATCTAAAATGCTCAATTCCAAATTATTGATTGTTTTATCATGTATTTTGAATATAGAAACTTCACTAAATTTTCACAAATGCTGTTTTTAAGGAAATAAACTAAAAATAAATAGGCAAAATTTAGCATGTACATGTGAAATCTATCAATGATTATCGTTAAGACTAGAAACTGCTATATATTTAATTTACAGAAATATAGAAATAAAAAATAGAACAAATACAATTTCTATATTATCAATAAAAAATACCTAAGCCTTTATCCATCGACGTGCGCCACGACGAAATTTCAATACAAATTTAGAAAGAAAACTCTTGCAGCAGCTTAATCTTATGCTACTTTTATACGCCTTTACTATATCTCAGTAGCTTTATTTTAGATTCTGCATCGGAGACTAAGTTTAGAGAAAACAGGAATTTAAAGGAAAAGCGAAAACATTTTTTACTGATATAGGTTTCAGATTTTTTCGCAAAATTTCCAAGTCAATCAGAGATTAATTTCCCTAGACAAAAAATGATAAATCATCACTTGTGTTTTTAATTGTTATTTTTCCATATCTAGCTCACGTTGCCAATAACGGTGTTTTTTCATGAGATCAATCAACTGTGTGGTCCATTCTTTAGCATCTTTTTCTTGAATAATTCCTTTATCCACTTTTATATCAGACTTTTCTATTAATTTTTCAGTTCCTGAAGCAAAAGCAATGGCCTTGCAGTGCATAAATGCATCTTTTAACCATTCAAAATAATCAGGATTATTATAAAGCGTATCAACGGATGGTCCATTAGGCGTGTACAATGCGTCATACAGTACAGATGCATCAGTTTTATACGTGTTTTTGATAGTGGTAGTTTCTCCTTCTTCAAATTTTAAAGCCCCCACTTTTTCTCCAATGAGTACAGCTTCAGCCCCTTGATTTTCTAAAATTGTTTTCAAAGCATCTATACTTTTTTTCGAAACTCCGTCTGCTACCAAAAAAGCTACTTTTCTAGTTGCGATACTCCCCTCACCGTCTTTCACTTTCATGCTAAGCGCTTCAGATTTTTCAACCTCTAGCTTTTTGCCTTCAATAGGATAATTAGGGTGATTCTGACGAGCAAATTGCAATGTCAATTCATCTAAATCTTTTGGCGGCGTAATGTTTAAATTCTTTCCGACCTCTGACGCTAATTTGGGATCAATTTGATTAAGAATAGCGACTTGTCTTTCTCGAATTTTGGTATCTTTTACTTTAGACAATTCAAATGATAAAGCTTTAATGATGTGCAATTGTTCAATTTCCGATTGAGAATTAAAAAACAACCTCGCCTGAGAAAAATGGTCTGCGAAAGAATCTGAACGCTCACGCACTTTTCTAGCATTTATTTTTTCCTGATGCGACTGAAAACCCGTTTCACCTTTTAACATAGCATGATAAGGACATCCCGAAGCTTGGCTGTTGGGGAAATAAGAAACATTTCCTTTCAAGATATCTATCCTAGAACTTCCATCTTTCTGATTGTTGGATTTTTGGTTTACAGATCTATTGATTGGAATTTCGTGGAAATTACCACCCAAACGATAATTTTGCGTGTCCATATAAGAAAAAATTCTTCCTTGCAATAGAGGATCATTAGAAACATCTATTCCTGGAACCAATCTGCCTGGATCAAAGGCTGCCTGCTCCGTTTCTGCGAAGAAATTTTCTGGATTTTTATTCAACGTCATGGTTCCTAAAATTGTTACAGGAACCAATTCTTCGGGCACCAATTTTGTAGGATCCAAGATATCGAAGGAATATTTTAATTCATCCTCTTCTGGAATCAATTGTACGCCCAAATCCCATTGTGGAAAGTTAGCCTTGTCGATATTTTCCCACAATTCTTCGCGATGAAAATCTGAATTGTAGCCCGAAATTTTTTGGGCCTCATTCCAAGCTACGCCATGAACTCCCAATTTGGGTTTCCAATGGAATTTCACAAAAGTGCCTTTTCCTTCTTTATTCACCAATTTAAAACTGTGAACTCCGAAACCTTCCATCATTCTTAGAGAACGTGGTATTGCACGGTCCGACATTATCCACATAATCATGTGCGCAGATTCTGGAATTAAAGAAATAAAATCCCAAAACGTATCATGTGCGGAAGCCGCCTGAGGAATTTCCTTATTGGGCTCTGGTTTTACAGCATGTACTAAGTCTGGAAAATTCATGGCATCCTGTATAAAAAACACAGGAATGTTGTTTCCTACCAAATCATAATTGCCTTCCTCGGTATAAAATTTTACCGAAAATCCTCTTACATCTCTCGCTAAATCTGTAGACCCTTTGAAACCTGCAACCGTTGAAAATCTTACGAACACTGGTGTTTTCACTCCCATTTGAAGGAACTGTGCAGTAGTATATTGCGAAATATCGGCTTTCATCTCGAAAACGCCATGAGCTGCACTTCCTCTCGCATGTACCACACGTTCCGGAATTCTTTCGCGATCAAAATGCATCATTTTATCGAAATAGATATGATCCTGTTGCAAAGACGGTCCTCTATTACCAACCTTCAAAGAGTTGTTATTGTCATAAATAGGAACGCCGTCATTGGTGGTTAATATCTTCCCTATATTATCAGTCAGATGCTCCTCTAGCTGATTAGTTTTTATATTATTTTTACCTGTATTTTTTTCCATAATTAAGATTTTAGTGTTGTGTGTGCGTGTGTTATTTAGCTTTAATATTAATTTCAGAAGTAGCTAATTTCGAAAGTAATTTGTCCGCATTTTTTTCTTGCTTTAAGATAGAATTAAGCAATTTTTTGGCTTCCGTATGTTTTAGTAATCCCGCATAAGAAATCATAGTTCCAT
This genomic stretch from Chryseobacterium sp. POL2 harbors:
- a CDS encoding catalase, with amino-acid sequence MEKNTGKNNIKTNQLEEHLTDNIGKILTTNDGVPIYDNNNSLKVGNRGPSLQQDHIYFDKMMHFDRERIPERVVHARGSAAHGVFEMKADISQYTTAQFLQMGVKTPVFVRFSTVAGFKGSTDLARDVRGFSVKFYTEEGNYDLVGNNIPVFFIQDAMNFPDLVHAVKPEPNKEIPQAASAHDTFWDFISLIPESAHMIMWIMSDRAIPRSLRMMEGFGVHSFKLVNKEGKGTFVKFHWKPKLGVHGVAWNEAQKISGYNSDFHREELWENIDKANFPQWDLGVQLIPEEDELKYSFDILDPTKLVPEELVPVTILGTMTLNKNPENFFAETEQAAFDPGRLVPGIDVSNDPLLQGRIFSYMDTQNYRLGGNFHEIPINRSVNQKSNNQKDGSSRIDILKGNVSYFPNSQASGCPYHAMLKGETGFQSHQEKINARKVRERSDSFADHFSQARLFFNSQSEIEQLHIIKALSFELSKVKDTKIRERQVAILNQIDPKLASEVGKNLNITPPKDLDELTLQFARQNHPNYPIEGKKLEVEKSEALSMKVKDGEGSIATRKVAFLVADGVSKKSIDALKTILENQGAEAVLIGEKVGALKFEEGETTTIKNTYKTDASVLYDALYTPNGPSVDTLYNNPDYFEWLKDAFMHCKAIAFASGTEKLIEKSDIKVDKGIIQEKDAKEWTTQLIDLMKKHRYWQRELDMEK